A single region of the Brachypodium distachyon strain Bd21 chromosome 3, Brachypodium_distachyon_v3.0, whole genome shotgun sequence genome encodes:
- the LOC100846114 gene encoding dynein light chain LC6, flagellar outer arm: MLEGKALVEDTDMPARMQAAATSAASRALDLFDVADCRAIAAHIKTEFDKRYGVGWQCVVGANFGCFFTHSSGTFIYFSLERLTFLLFRAAAAAAVAS, from the exons ATGCTGGAGGGGAAGGCGCTGGTGGAGGACACGGACATGCCGGCGCGgatgcaggcggcggcgacgtcggcCGCCTCCCGCGCGCTCGACCTCTTCGACGTCGCCGACTgccgcgccatcgccgcccaCATCAAGACG GAGTTCGACAAGCGGTACGGCGTCGGGTGGCAGTGCGTGGTGGGCGCCAACTTCGGCTGCTTCTTCACCCATTCCAGCGGCACCTTCATCTACTTCTCCCTCGAGCGCCtcaccttcctcctcttcagggccgccgccgccgccgccgtggcttcTTGA
- the LOC100822450 gene encoding subtilisin-like protease SBT3.9 isoform X2, translated as MDLRSAFCSALLLSLLLLPLSANASSKVYIVYMGQKQHDDPSEVTVSHHDVLTSVLGSKDEALKSIVYSYRHGFSGFAAMLTESQAEILAKLPEVISVRPNTYHKAHTTRSWDFLGMDYYKPPQESGLLQKAKYGEDVIIGVVDSGIWPESRSFDDTGYGPVPARWKGTCQVGEAFNVTSCNRKIIGARWYSKDVDADSLKGEYMSPRDLKGHGTHVASTIAGGQVWNESYNGLAAGVARGGAPRARLAIYKVLWGQSGTTGGGTSAGILKAIDDAINDGVDVLSLSLGGSSEFMETLHAVERGISVVFAAGNYGPMPQTVQNAVPWVTTVAASTIDRSFPTLMTFGNNEKLVGQSFYSGNSSDFQELVWIGTLDGGTSNVTGKIILFYAPTVMLSTPPRDALGAIINITVEARAKGLIFAQYTANNLDSVTACKGTIPCVLVDFEMARRIIFYMQTSTRTPVVKVSPTMTVTGNGVLSPRVAAFSSRGPSETFPAILKPDVAAPGVSILAANGDSYAFNSGTSMACPHVSAVTALLKSVYPHWSPAMIKSAIVTTASVVDRFGMPIQAEGVPRKVADPFDFGGGHMNPDRAADPGLVYDMDAREYSKNCTSGSKVKCQYQLNLPSIAVPDLKDFITVQRTVTNVGQAEATYWAAIESPAGVDMSVEPSVIKFTKDGSRNATFRVAFKARQRVQGGYTFGSLTWLDDSTHSVRIPIAVRTVIQDLVADVA; from the exons ATGGATCTGAGATCAGCCTTCTGTTCTGCTCTGCTACTGTCACTCCTGCTTCTTCCCCTTTCTGCTAATGCCTCGAGCAAA GTCTACATTGTGTACATGGGGCAGAAGCAACATGATGATCCATCTGAGGTCACCGTGTCGCACCATGACGTACTGACCTCTGTTCTTGGGAG CAAGGATGAAGCCTTGAAGTCGATAGTTTACAGTTACAGGCACGGATTTTCTGGATTCGCTGCCATGCTAACCGAATCCCAAGCTGAGATCCTCGCAA AATTGCCTGAAGTTATCAGCGTGAGGCCAAACACCTATCACAAAGCCCACACAACTCGAAGCTGGGACTTCCTTGGCATGGACTACTACAAACCACCACAAGAATCAGGCCTCCTCCAGAAAGCAAAGTATGGCGAAGATGTCATCATCGGTGTCGTCGACTCAG GCATATGGCCTGAATCGCGCAGCTTTGACGACACCGGGTACGGCCCTGTCCCGGCACGGTGGAAGGGCACCTGTCAGGTGGGTGAAGCGTTCAACGTCACGAGCTGCAACAGAAAAATCATTGGCGCACGGTGGTACTCCAAAGATGTTGACGCCGACAGCCTCAAGGGCGAGTACATGTCGCCGAGGGACCTCAAAGGCCACGGCACGCATGTAGCCTCGAccatcgccggcggccaggtgTGGAACGAGAGCTACAACGGTCTGGCCGCTGgcgtggcgcgcggcggggcgcCACGCGCTAGGCTGGCTATCTACAAGGTGTTGTGGGGCCAAAGCGGCACGACAGGCGGTGGAACTAGCGCAGGGATCCTTAAGGCCATTGATGACGCCATAAACGACGGCGTGGACGTCTTGTCACTCTCGCTGGGAGGCTCCTCGGAATTCATGGAAACTCTGCATGCTGTGGAGCGAGGTATCTCCGTGGTGTTCGCTGCAGGGAACTATGGCCCCATGCCGCAGACGGTGCAGAATGCCGTGCCATGGGTCACGACGGTGGCCGCGAGCACGATTGATCGGTCTTTCCCGACCTTGATGACATTCGGGAACAATGAAAAGCTGGTG GGGCAATCCTTTTACTCTGGAAACAGTAGCGACTTCCAGGAACTTGTTTGGATAGG TACTTTGGATGGCGGTACGAGCAACGTCACTGGTAAAATCATCCTCTTCTATGCGCCGACGGTCATGCTGAGCACGCCGCCTCGAGATGCACTTGGCGCTATTATCAACATTACCGTGGAGGCCCGCGCAAAGGGCCTCATATTTGCGCAGTACACTGCCAATAACCTCGACTCCGTGACCGCGTGCAAGGGAACTATCCCCTGCGTATTGGTGGACTTTGAAATGGCACGCAGAATAATCTTCTACATGCAGACCAGCACAAG GACACCGGTGGTGAAAGTGTCGCCCACCATGACCGTTACTGGAAACGGGGTGCTGTCACCGAGGGTTGCTGCGTTCTCGTCCAGAGGCCCGAGCGAGACTTTTCCTGCGATATTGAAG CCTGATGTAGCTGCACCTGGAGTCAGCATCTTGGCAGCCAATGGCGACTCCTACGCGTTCAACTCCGGTACATCCATGGCATGCCCTCATGTCTCGGCAGTCACGGCGCTGCTCAAGTCAGTTTACCCCCACTGGTCACCTGCCATGATCAAGTCTGCAATCGTCACCACAG CGTCCGTGGTTGATCGTTTCGGCATGCCAATCCAAGCTGAGGGAGTTCCAAGGAAAGTGGCTGACCCCTTTGACTTCGGCGGTGGCCACATGAACCCGGACAGGGCCGCGGATCCTGGGCTGGTCTATGACATGGATGCAAGAGAGTATTCCAAGAATTGCACATCTGGCTCAAAGGTTAAATGTCAGTACCAGTTGAACCTCCCGTCCATTGCCGTGCCGGACCTCAAGGACTTCATCACGGTCCAGCGCACTGTCACGAATGTCGGGCAAGCCGAAGCAACTTACTGGGCAGCAATCGAATCTCCAGCAGGGGTTGACATGTCCGTGGAGCCATCGGTGATCAAATTCACCAAAGATGGCAGCAGAAACGCGACATTCCGTGTGGCGTTCAAGGCGAGGCAGAGAGTGCAAGGTGGGTACACTTTTGGGAGCCTCACATGGTTAGATGACAGTACTCACTCGGTTCGAATCCCTATTGCAGTTCGAACTGTGATCCAGGACCTTGTCGCAGATGTAGCTTAA
- the LOC100822450 gene encoding subtilisin-like protease SBT3.9 isoform X1 — translation MDLRSAFCSALLLSLLLLPLSANASSKVYIVYMGQKQHDDPSEVTVSHHDVLTSVLGSKDEALKSIVYSYRHGFSGFAAMLTESQAEILAKLPEVISVRPNTYHKAHTTRSWDFLGMDYYKPPQESGLLQKAKYGEDVIIGVVDSGIWPESRSFDDTGYGPVPARWKGTCQVGEAFNVTSCNRKIIGARWYSKDVDADSLKGEYMSPRDLKGHGTHVASTIAGGQVWNESYNGLAAGVARGGAPRARLAIYKVLWGQSGTTGGGTSAGILKAIDDAINDGVDVLSLSLGGSSEFMETLHAVERGISVVFAAGNYGPMPQTVQNAVPWVTTVAASTIDRSFPTLMTFGNNEKLVGQSFYSGNSSDFQELVWIGSTLDGGTSNVTGKIILFYAPTVMLSTPPRDALGAIINITVEARAKGLIFAQYTANNLDSVTACKGTIPCVLVDFEMARRIIFYMQTSTRTPVVKVSPTMTVTGNGVLSPRVAAFSSRGPSETFPAILKPDVAAPGVSILAANGDSYAFNSGTSMACPHVSAVTALLKSVYPHWSPAMIKSAIVTTASVVDRFGMPIQAEGVPRKVADPFDFGGGHMNPDRAADPGLVYDMDAREYSKNCTSGSKVKCQYQLNLPSIAVPDLKDFITVQRTVTNVGQAEATYWAAIESPAGVDMSVEPSVIKFTKDGSRNATFRVAFKARQRVQGGYTFGSLTWLDDSTHSVRIPIAVRTVIQDLVADVA, via the exons ATGGATCTGAGATCAGCCTTCTGTTCTGCTCTGCTACTGTCACTCCTGCTTCTTCCCCTTTCTGCTAATGCCTCGAGCAAA GTCTACATTGTGTACATGGGGCAGAAGCAACATGATGATCCATCTGAGGTCACCGTGTCGCACCATGACGTACTGACCTCTGTTCTTGGGAG CAAGGATGAAGCCTTGAAGTCGATAGTTTACAGTTACAGGCACGGATTTTCTGGATTCGCTGCCATGCTAACCGAATCCCAAGCTGAGATCCTCGCAA AATTGCCTGAAGTTATCAGCGTGAGGCCAAACACCTATCACAAAGCCCACACAACTCGAAGCTGGGACTTCCTTGGCATGGACTACTACAAACCACCACAAGAATCAGGCCTCCTCCAGAAAGCAAAGTATGGCGAAGATGTCATCATCGGTGTCGTCGACTCAG GCATATGGCCTGAATCGCGCAGCTTTGACGACACCGGGTACGGCCCTGTCCCGGCACGGTGGAAGGGCACCTGTCAGGTGGGTGAAGCGTTCAACGTCACGAGCTGCAACAGAAAAATCATTGGCGCACGGTGGTACTCCAAAGATGTTGACGCCGACAGCCTCAAGGGCGAGTACATGTCGCCGAGGGACCTCAAAGGCCACGGCACGCATGTAGCCTCGAccatcgccggcggccaggtgTGGAACGAGAGCTACAACGGTCTGGCCGCTGgcgtggcgcgcggcggggcgcCACGCGCTAGGCTGGCTATCTACAAGGTGTTGTGGGGCCAAAGCGGCACGACAGGCGGTGGAACTAGCGCAGGGATCCTTAAGGCCATTGATGACGCCATAAACGACGGCGTGGACGTCTTGTCACTCTCGCTGGGAGGCTCCTCGGAATTCATGGAAACTCTGCATGCTGTGGAGCGAGGTATCTCCGTGGTGTTCGCTGCAGGGAACTATGGCCCCATGCCGCAGACGGTGCAGAATGCCGTGCCATGGGTCACGACGGTGGCCGCGAGCACGATTGATCGGTCTTTCCCGACCTTGATGACATTCGGGAACAATGAAAAGCTGGTG GGGCAATCCTTTTACTCTGGAAACAGTAGCGACTTCCAGGAACTTGTTTGGATAGG TAGTACTTTGGATGGCGGTACGAGCAACGTCACTGGTAAAATCATCCTCTTCTATGCGCCGACGGTCATGCTGAGCACGCCGCCTCGAGATGCACTTGGCGCTATTATCAACATTACCGTGGAGGCCCGCGCAAAGGGCCTCATATTTGCGCAGTACACTGCCAATAACCTCGACTCCGTGACCGCGTGCAAGGGAACTATCCCCTGCGTATTGGTGGACTTTGAAATGGCACGCAGAATAATCTTCTACATGCAGACCAGCACAAG GACACCGGTGGTGAAAGTGTCGCCCACCATGACCGTTACTGGAAACGGGGTGCTGTCACCGAGGGTTGCTGCGTTCTCGTCCAGAGGCCCGAGCGAGACTTTTCCTGCGATATTGAAG CCTGATGTAGCTGCACCTGGAGTCAGCATCTTGGCAGCCAATGGCGACTCCTACGCGTTCAACTCCGGTACATCCATGGCATGCCCTCATGTCTCGGCAGTCACGGCGCTGCTCAAGTCAGTTTACCCCCACTGGTCACCTGCCATGATCAAGTCTGCAATCGTCACCACAG CGTCCGTGGTTGATCGTTTCGGCATGCCAATCCAAGCTGAGGGAGTTCCAAGGAAAGTGGCTGACCCCTTTGACTTCGGCGGTGGCCACATGAACCCGGACAGGGCCGCGGATCCTGGGCTGGTCTATGACATGGATGCAAGAGAGTATTCCAAGAATTGCACATCTGGCTCAAAGGTTAAATGTCAGTACCAGTTGAACCTCCCGTCCATTGCCGTGCCGGACCTCAAGGACTTCATCACGGTCCAGCGCACTGTCACGAATGTCGGGCAAGCCGAAGCAACTTACTGGGCAGCAATCGAATCTCCAGCAGGGGTTGACATGTCCGTGGAGCCATCGGTGATCAAATTCACCAAAGATGGCAGCAGAAACGCGACATTCCGTGTGGCGTTCAAGGCGAGGCAGAGAGTGCAAGGTGGGTACACTTTTGGGAGCCTCACATGGTTAGATGACAGTACTCACTCGGTTCGAATCCCTATTGCAGTTCGAACTGTGATCCAGGACCTTGTCGCAGATGTAGCTTAA
- the LOC100824505 gene encoding subtilisin-like protease SBT3.9: MDLRTAFSCALLLAVTLLPPSANASSKLYIVYLGEKKHDDPTVVTASHHDVLTSVLGSKDEALKSIVYSYKHGFSGFAAMLTESQAEIIAKFPEVLSVKPNTYHKAHTTQSWDFLGMDYYKPPQQSGLLQKAKYGEDVIIGVIDSGIWPESQSFDDIGYGPVPARWKGTCQTGQAFNATSCNRKIIGARWYSKGLPAELLKGEYMSPRDLGGHGTHVASTIAGNQVRNASYNNLGSGVARGGAPRARLAIYKVLWGGGARGAVADTLAAVDQAIHDGVDVLSLSLGAAGFEYYGTLHAVQRGISVVFAGGNDGPVPQTVFNALPWVTTVAASTIDRSFPTLMTLGNKEKLVGQSLYSVNSSDFQELVVISALSDTTTNVTGKIVLFYAPSDNDVKFMMPRLTFSEVLNHTAASRAKGLIFAQYTENLLDSLAVCDRILACVLVDFEIARRIVSYSTSTRNPMIKVSPAITIVGERVLSPRVAAFSSRGPSATFPAILKPDVAAPGVSILAAKGNSYVFMSGTSMACPHVSAVTALLKSVHPSWSPAMIKSAIVTTASVIDHFGAPIEADGIPRKLADPFDFGGGHMNPDRAMDPGLVYDIDGREYKKFLNCTIRQFDDCGTYMGELYQLNLPSIAVPDLKESITVRRTVTNVGPVEATYQAVVEAPTGVDVSVEPSVITFTRDTSRSVVFTVRFTAKRRVQGGYTFGSLTWSDGNTHSVRIPIATRIVIQDMMAVSDVS, from the exons ATGGATTTGCGTACAGCTTTCTCTTGTGCACTGCTACTGGCGGTGACACTGTTGCCTCCTTCAGCCAACGCATCGAGCAAA CTCTACATCGTGTATCTGGGGGAGAAGAAACACGATGATCCAACCGTGGTTACTGCCTCGCACCATGACGTGCTGACCTCCGTTCTTGGGAG CAAGGACGAAGCCTTGAAGTCCATAGTGTACAGTTACAAGCATGGATTCTCTGGGTTCGCGGCGATGCTGACCGAATCACAAGCCGAGATCATTGCAA AATTCCCTGAAGTTCTAAGCGTGAAGCCGAACACCTATCACAAAGCCCACACAACTCAGAGCTGGGACTTCCTTGGCATGGACTACTACAAGCCGCCACAACAATCGGGCCTCCTCCAGAAAGCAAAATACGGTGAAGATGTCATCATCGGTGTCATCGATTCAG GCATATGGCCTGAATCACAGAGCTTTGACGACATTGGGTACGGCCCTGTGCCTGCACGGTGGAAAGGAACATGCCAGACCGGTCAGGCTTTCAACGCCACGAGCTGCAACCGAAAGATCATCGGCGCACGATGGTACTCCAAAGGCCTTCCTGCCGAGCTCCTCAAGGGCGAGTACATGTCACCGAGGGACTTGGGCGGCCACGGCACGCACGTAGCCTCGACTATCGCCGGTAACCAGGTGCGGAATGCGAGCTACAACAACCTGGGCTCAGGCGTGGCGCGCGGTGGGGCGCCACGCGCTAGGCTGGCTATCTACAAGGTGTTGTGGGGCGGTGGGGCAAGAGGCGCTGTCGCGGACACCCTCGCGGCCGTCGACCAAGCCATACACGACGGGGTGGATGTCCTGTCCCTGTCGCTGGGAGCTGCTGGCTTCGAGTACTACGGGACGCTGCATGCCGTGCAGAGAGGCATCTCCGTCGTGTTCGCCGGCGGGAACGATGGCCCCGTCCCGCAGACGGTGTTCAACGCCCTGCCGTGGGTCACCACGGTTGCTGCAAGCACGATTGATCGGTCTTTCCCGACATTGATGACACTCGGGAACAAAGAAAAGCTGGTG GGGCAATCACTTTACTCGGTAAACAGTAGCGACTTCCAGGAACTTGTTGTCATTAG TGCTTTAAGTGACACGACGACCAATGTCACTGGCAAAATCGTCCTCTTCTATGCACCATCAGACAATGATGTCAAGTTCATGATGCCTCGGCTAACATTTAGCGAAGTATTAAACCACACGGCGGCGAGCCGCGCAAAGGGCCTCATCTTTGCACAGTATACCGAGAACTTGCTCGACAGCCTGGCCGTATGTGATCGCATTCTGGCTTGTGTACTCGTGGATTTCGAAATCGCACGTAGAATCGTCTCTTATTCGACCAGCACAAG AAACCCCATGATCAAAGTGTCGCCGGCCATAACCATTGTCGGAGAACGGGTGCTATCtccgagggttgccgcgttcTCGTCCAGAGGCCCAAGTGCCACATTCCCTGCCATACTGAAG CCTGATGTAGCTGCACCTGGAGTTAGCATATTGGCAGCCAAGGGCAACTCCTACGTCTTTATGTCTGGTACGTCCATGGCATGTCCTCATGTCTCTGCGGTTACAGCGTTGCTCAAGTCTGTTCACCCCAGTTGGTCGCCTGCCATGATCAAATCTGCCATAGTCACCACAG CATCTGTGATTGACCATTTCGGCGCACCCATTGAAGCAGATGGAATCCCTCGGAAATTGGCTGACCCCTTTGACTTTGGTGGTGGCCACATGAACCCAGACAGAGCCATGGACCCCGGACTGGTTTATGATATAGATGGAAGAGAGTACAAAAAGTTCTTGAACTGCACAATCAGACAATTTGATGATTGTGGGACATATATGGGAGAACTGTACCAGCTCAACCTGCCATCCATCGCTGTGCCAGACCTCAAGGAGTCGATCACAGTCCGACGTACTGTCACAAATGTCGGGCCAGTGGAAGCAACTTACCAGGCAGTGGTTGAAGCGCCAACAGGAGTCGATGTGTCCGTGGAGCCATCGGTGATCACATTCACTAGAGATACAAGCAGAAGCGTCGTGTTTACGGTGAGATTTACAGCAAAGCGGAGAGTTCAAGGCGGATACACATTTGGAAGCTTGACATGGTCAGACGGCAATACTCACTCAGTGAGAATCCCCATCGCAACGCGTATCGTGATCCAAGATATGATGGCGGTGTCCGACGTATCTTAA